Proteins encoded by one window of Aulosira sp. FACHB-615:
- a CDS encoding UPF0175 family protein, whose translation MQITIEIPDDIAHQLANTPDQLSRRALESLVVEAYRHRQISTAQVQRLLNLSSRLATDAFLKAYEAYQAYTLADLEQDLQAIDQAMTQP comes from the coding sequence ATGCAAATTACCATTGAAATACCCGATGACATTGCCCATCAACTCGCTAATACCCCTGACCAACTTTCTCGCCGCGCCTTAGAATCGCTGGTAGTGGAAGCTTATCGCCATCGGCAAATTTCTACTGCTCAAGTTCAACGTCTGTTAAATCTTTCTTCTCGACTAGCTACCGATGCTTTTCTTAAAGCCTATGAAGCTTACCAAGCCTACACCTTAGCTGACTTAGAGCAAGATTTGCAAGCTATTGATCAAGCGATGACTCAGCCATGA
- a CDS encoding PAS domain S-box protein, whose product MLLESKYQELPTCCQQRDHLITDLENTQKSLQDTQQKLFALVEYHPLGIIQWNIDFEVLDWNPAAERIFGYSKSDVLNVHIGEILLPSIPREDVNQLMTALIKQHGGNYCTNNNFTKDGKMITCEWHHTPVVDCQGNVTGVLSIVEDITSHKNTYVTAHQQAEITLKKSLKELADIKFALDQSSIIAVTNNKGMIEYVNDNFCQISQYQPAELIGKTHRIINSGYHSQEFFQEMWLTISQGRVWKGEVKNLAKDGTYYWVDTTIVPVLDEQGKPQQYVAIRNDITARKQTEITLKKSLKEVADIKFALDQSSIVAVTNNKGMIEYVNDKFCQISQYQPAELIGKTHRIINSGYHSQEFFQEMWFTISQGKVWKGEVKNLAKDGTYYWVDTTIVPLLDEQGKPQQYVAIRNDITARKQTEAELSQKAKELEQALEELQHTQLQLIQTEKMSSLGQLVAGVAHEINNPVSFIFGNLKHAYQYTQNLLNILKLYQSHYPEPDLEIQEEAENCDLEFLVEDLPKLYSSMTVGANRISEIVASLRSFSRLDESDLKAADIHQGLDSTLMILEHRLASKTDRPKILVIKEYGNLPLVECYAGQLNQVFMNILLNAIDALEENVQQLTPTIYIRTAMPNSTQVKISIIDNGVGMSDEVRQKIFDPFFTSKPIGKGTGMGLSISYQIITNRHQGSLECISSPGKGAEFIMTIPVYLRAES is encoded by the coding sequence ATGTTGCTTGAATCTAAGTATCAAGAGCTACCAACTTGTTGTCAGCAGCGAGATCATCTCATAACAGATTTAGAGAATACACAAAAATCACTTCAAGATACTCAGCAGAAATTATTTGCGTTGGTTGAGTATCATCCGTTAGGAATTATTCAATGGAATATAGATTTTGAGGTTTTAGACTGGAATCCGGCGGCTGAACGTATCTTTGGGTACAGTAAATCAGATGTACTCAATGTTCATATTGGAGAAATTCTCTTACCTAGTATTCCTAGAGAAGATGTCAATCAGTTAATGACTGCATTAATCAAACAACATGGAGGAAATTACTGTACTAATAATAATTTCACGAAAGATGGCAAAATGATTACTTGCGAGTGGCATCACACTCCTGTAGTGGATTGTCAAGGAAATGTGACTGGTGTTTTGTCTATCGTTGAAGATATTACAAGTCATAAAAATACTTATGTTACTGCCCACCAACAAGCAGAAATCACTCTCAAAAAATCCCTGAAAGAATTAGCAGATATCAAATTCGCTTTAGACCAATCATCGATTATTGCCGTAACTAACAATAAAGGGATGATTGAATATGTGAATGATAATTTTTGTCAAATCTCTCAATATCAACCAGCAGAACTAATCGGCAAAACCCATAGAATTATCAATTCTGGCTATCACTCCCAAGAGTTCTTTCAAGAGATGTGGTTAACTATTAGCCAGGGAAGGGTATGGAAAGGAGAAGTTAAAAATTTGGCAAAGGATGGCACATATTATTGGGTAGATACAACAATTGTACCTGTTTTAGATGAGCAAGGTAAACCCCAGCAATATGTAGCTATTCGTAATGATATTACTGCGCGTAAACAAACAGAAATCACGCTCAAAAAATCGCTCAAAGAAGTAGCAGATATCAAATTTGCTTTAGATCAATCATCAATTGTTGCGGTAACTAACAATAAAGGGATGATTGAATATGTGAATGATAAGTTTTGTCAAATTTCCCAATATCAACCAGCAGAACTAATTGGGAAAACCCATAGAATTATCAATTCTGGCTATCATTCCCAAGAGTTTTTTCAAGAGATGTGGTTCACTATTAGCCAGGGGAAAGTCTGGAAAGGCGAAGTGAAAAATTTAGCTAAGGATGGCACTTATTATTGGGTAGATACGACAATTGTGCCTTTGTTAGATGAGCAAGGCAAACCCCAACAATATGTAGCCATTCGTAATGATATTACTGCGCGTAAACAAACAGAAGCAGAACTCAGTCAAAAAGCCAAGGAATTAGAACAAGCTTTAGAGGAATTACAACATACACAATTGCAACTGATTCAAACGGAAAAAATGTCTTCTTTGGGACAACTAGTTGCGGGGGTTGCTCATGAAATCAATAACCCAGTGAGTTTTATTTTTGGCAATCTCAAACATGCCTATCAATATACTCAAAATTTGCTCAACATCCTGAAACTTTACCAATCTCATTATCCAGAACCAGACTTAGAAATTCAAGAAGAAGCTGAAAATTGTGATTTAGAATTTTTAGTCGAGGATTTGCCAAAACTTTATTCTTCAATGACAGTTGGAGCAAATCGCATCAGCGAGATTGTCGCTTCTCTCCGCAGCTTTTCTCGTCTGGATGAATCTGATTTAAAAGCTGCTGATATACATCAGGGTCTGGATAGTACTTTAATGATTTTAGAGCATCGTCTGGCATCTAAAACAGATAGACCCAAGATTTTAGTCATTAAGGAATATGGTAATTTACCTTTAGTTGAATGTTATGCTGGGCAACTCAACCAAGTATTTATGAATATTTTGCTGAATGCGATTGATGCGTTAGAAGAAAATGTCCAGCAGCTAACACCAACTATTTACATTCGTACAGCTATGCCAAATTCCACACAAGTCAAAATCAGCATCATCGATAATGGTGTGGGGATGTCAGATGAAGTCAGACAAAAAATATTTGACCCATTTTTTACAAGTAAACCTATAGGTAAAGGAACAGGGATGGGTTTGTCTATTAGTTACCAAATTATTACTAACAGACATCAAGGGTCTTTAGAATGTATTTCCTCTCCAGGAAAAGGTGCTGAATTTATCATGACAATTCCCGTTTACTTAAGGGCAGAGAGTTGA
- a CDS encoding Uma2 family endonuclease yields the protein MLNYNPLHCLPSSEELPDSEDTPVDNELQDLIPSLLKSTLAFVWSERWDWFFGLKMGIYYDPKKAAIAPDAFLSVGVKRFIDGDLRLSYVMWEEKQPPVLALEVVSQISHGEYSTRKEFYAKELGVLYYVIYKPLRKKKPPLEVYQLQDGEYFLIPGNPVWLPEIGLGIGLERGIYQGLAREWLYWYNEEGQKILTPEERIYEIEAQLNFERQLRIQTEQKMQLLAEQLRALGVEPESLA from the coding sequence ATGTTAAACTACAACCCGTTACACTGTTTGCCATCTTCCGAAGAGCTACCAGACTCAGAGGATACACCTGTGGATAATGAACTACAAGATTTAATTCCCAGCTTGCTAAAATCGACACTCGCCTTTGTGTGGTCTGAGCGTTGGGATTGGTTTTTTGGCTTAAAGATGGGAATTTATTACGACCCAAAAAAAGCTGCGATCGCGCCTGATGCGTTTCTCAGTGTGGGGGTTAAACGCTTTATTGATGGTGACTTACGCCTGAGTTATGTAATGTGGGAAGAAAAACAACCACCAGTTTTAGCACTAGAGGTCGTTTCTCAAATCAGTCATGGTGAATACAGTACCAGAAAAGAATTTTACGCTAAAGAATTGGGTGTTTTATACTACGTTATCTACAAACCTCTGCGAAAGAAAAAGCCCCCTCTGGAAGTTTATCAATTACAGGACGGGGAGTATTTCTTAATACCAGGAAACCCGGTTTGGCTACCAGAAATTGGTTTAGGAATTGGTCTAGAACGGGGAATATATCAAGGTCTTGCACGAGAATGGTTGTATTGGTATAACGAGGAAGGACAAAAGATACTCACCCCCGAAGAACGCATTTACGAAATCGAAGCACAATTAAATTTTGAGCGTCAGCTACGTATCCAAACAGAACAAAAAATGCAATTGCTGGCTGAACAATTAAGAGCTTTAGGTGTAGAACCTGAAAGTTTAGCCTGA
- a CDS encoding NAD(P)H-quinone oxidoreductase subunit 4: MKLFTSLKNLVAYSLVLLVTVCGLLLTPPNALAVSVDFGATQYLAFDAGTQTQDVDAAIASYRSLKGKVSKNETLTTDEVKGALGVINAKINAAVQEKKDVLAADPSASTESFDSSIASYRSLKGKVSKNETLTIDETKDVLKAINSKINALVQEKKA, from the coding sequence ATGAAACTCTTTACATCTCTGAAAAATCTTGTGGCTTACTCACTGGTATTGCTAGTTACAGTTTGCGGTTTGTTGTTAACACCACCTAACGCTCTTGCTGTTTCTGTAGACTTTGGAGCTACACAGTATCTTGCCTTTGATGCTGGTACACAAACTCAAGATGTTGATGCTGCGATCGCATCTTACAGAAGCTTAAAGGGCAAAGTTTCCAAAAATGAAACCCTGACAACAGATGAAGTCAAAGGCGCTTTAGGGGTTATTAACGCAAAAATTAATGCCGCAGTACAAGAAAAGAAAGATGTTTTAGCAGCTGATCCAAGTGCATCAACTGAAAGTTTTGATTCATCAATTGCCTCTTACAGAAGCTTGAAGGGCAAAGTTTCCAAAAATGAAACCCTGACAATTGATGAAACCAAAGATGTATTAAAAGCTATTAATTCCAAAATTAATGCTCTAGTGCAAGAAAAGAAAGCTTAG
- the ndhD1 gene encoding photosynthetic/respiratory NAD(P)H-quinone oxidoreductase subunit D1: MNTANFPWLTTIILLPIAASLLIPIIPDKDGKTVRWYSLIVGLIDFALIVYAFYTGYDFSNPDLQLVESYAWVPQLDLKWSVGADGLSMPLIILTGFITTLAILAAWPVTLKPRLFYFLILAMYGGQIAVFAVQDMLLFFLVWELELIPVYLLLAIWGGKKRQYAATKFILYTAGGSLFILVGALTMAFYGDTVTFDMHSLGLKDYALNFELLLYAGFLIAYAVKLPIIPLHTWLPDAHGEATAPVHMLLAGILLKMGGYALIRMNAQMLPDAHAYFAPVLVILGVVNIIYAALTSFAQRNLKRKIAYSSISHMGFVTIGIASFTDLGLSGAVLQMVSHGLIGASLFFLVGATYDRTHTLMLDEMGGVGKRMQKIFAMFTTCSMASLALPGMSGFVAELMIFVGFATSDAYSSTFKVIVVFLMAVGVILTPIYLLSMLREIFYGKENEELVSHQKLIDAEPREVFIIACLLVPIIGIGFYPKLLTQIYDATTVQLTARLRDSVPTLAQEKEEAPKLSLNAPTIGN; this comes from the coding sequence ATGAATACAGCTAATTTCCCGTGGCTGACGACAATTATCCTCTTGCCGATTGCGGCATCACTCTTGATTCCGATTATCCCGGATAAAGATGGTAAAACAGTGCGTTGGTATTCCCTGATTGTCGGGTTGATAGACTTCGCGCTGATTGTCTACGCCTTTTATACCGGGTACGACTTCTCTAACCCAGATTTGCAGCTAGTTGAAAGTTATGCCTGGGTACCACAACTAGATTTGAAGTGGTCAGTAGGGGCAGATGGCTTATCCATGCCCCTAATTATTTTGACTGGATTCATTACTACCCTGGCAATACTAGCAGCTTGGCCTGTCACCCTCAAACCCAGGCTATTTTACTTTTTAATCCTGGCGATGTATGGCGGACAAATTGCCGTCTTCGCTGTGCAGGATATGTTGCTGTTTTTCTTGGTGTGGGAACTGGAATTGATTCCGGTTTACCTGCTGTTGGCAATTTGGGGTGGTAAAAAGCGGCAATACGCAGCGACCAAGTTTATTTTGTACACAGCTGGCGGTTCGCTGTTTATTTTGGTCGGCGCGTTGACGATGGCCTTTTATGGCGATACAGTCACCTTTGATATGCACTCTCTCGGCCTCAAAGATTACGCCCTCAATTTTGAGTTGTTACTCTATGCTGGCTTTTTGATTGCCTACGCCGTCAAATTACCCATCATTCCCCTGCATACCTGGCTACCCGATGCCCACGGTGAAGCAACAGCACCCGTACACATGTTACTGGCTGGTATTCTCTTGAAAATGGGCGGTTACGCCTTGATTCGGATGAATGCCCAAATGCTGCCCGATGCCCATGCGTATTTTGCCCCAGTTCTCGTCATTTTAGGGGTAGTTAACATTATCTACGCCGCCCTGACATCCTTTGCCCAGCGAAACCTCAAGCGCAAAATTGCCTACTCCTCAATTTCCCACATGGGCTTTGTGACTATTGGTATCGCCTCCTTCACTGATTTGGGCTTGAGTGGTGCAGTATTACAAATGGTGTCGCATGGCTTAATTGGGGCGAGTTTGTTCTTCTTGGTTGGTGCAACCTACGATCGCACACACACCCTAATGCTGGATGAAATGGGCGGTGTTGGTAAGCGGATGCAGAAAATTTTTGCTATGTTCACTACCTGTTCAATGGCTTCTTTAGCATTGCCAGGAATGAGCGGTTTCGTAGCAGAATTAATGATATTTGTGGGCTTTGCCACTAGCGATGCTTATAGCTCTACCTTCAAAGTTATCGTAGTCTTTTTGATGGCAGTGGGTGTAATTTTAACCCCAATTTATTTGCTATCAATGTTGCGGGAAATTTTCTACGGCAAAGAAAACGAAGAATTGGTTTCGCACCAGAAACTTATCGATGCCGAACCCCGCGAAGTCTTTATCATTGCTTGTTTGCTAGTACCAATTATTGGTATCGGGTTCTATCCTAAATTGCTGACTCAAATTTACGACGCTACAACCGTACAATTGACAGCAAGATTGCGCGATTCTGTACCAACTTTGGCACAGGAAAAAGAAGAAGCACCAAAGCTTTCATTGAATGCGCCAACAATTGGTAATTAG
- the rimJ gene encoding ribosomal protein S5-alanine N-acetyltransferase, with protein sequence MHSELPIITSDRLLLRIAIKEDIPQILKYFLDNKSYLTPFYPKWGDGFFTEEYWQYQLENTFLEFIHDQSLKLFIFPRKNPKIIIGTINFNNFIRGAAHFCYVGYSLAEHQQGKGYMTEGLKAAIQYVFDDLNFHRIMANYMPHNQRSGNVLKRLGFVVEGYARDYLLINGKWQDHILTSLTNPHWQPEKY encoded by the coding sequence ATGCACTCGGAATTGCCAATTATTACTAGCGATCGCTTATTATTACGCATTGCCATCAAAGAAGATATTCCCCAAATCCTAAAATATTTTTTAGACAACAAATCTTATCTAACTCCTTTTTATCCTAAATGGGGGGATGGTTTTTTTACAGAAGAGTATTGGCAATATCAACTAGAAAATACATTTTTAGAATTTATTCATGACCAATCTTTAAAATTATTTATATTTCCTCGCAAAAATCCTAAAATTATTATTGGTACAATTAATTTTAATAATTTTATTCGGGGAGCCGCCCATTTTTGTTATGTAGGTTATAGCCTAGCCGAACATCAGCAAGGTAAAGGCTACATGACAGAAGGATTAAAAGCCGCAATTCAATATGTATTTGATGATTTAAATTTTCATCGCATTATGGCAAATTATATGCCACATAACCAACGTAGCGGCAATGTCCTCAAACGTTTAGGCTTTGTGGTTGAAGGATATGCCAGAGACTATTTATTAATTAACGGCAAGTGGCAAGACCATATTCTGACCAGTCTCACTAATCCTCATTGGCAACCAGAGAAATATTAA
- a CDS encoding DUF3368 domain-containing protein produces MIVVCDTSPLCYLILIECIEILPQLFGRIIIPNAVCTELLAEGSYIQVQNWITQSPSWLEIQTTTPLLPNLSSKLGMGEQETISLAVQLNAALVILDDLDARQAAIAQGLNVTGLLGVLYRAGTQDIIDFPNTISKLQLTTFRASSALIQSFLDRYYQEQG; encoded by the coding sequence ATGATAGTTGTTTGCGATACTTCACCTTTGTGCTATCTCATCTTGATTGAGTGTATTGAAATTCTGCCTCAACTTTTCGGTCGCATTATCATCCCTAATGCTGTCTGCACAGAACTTCTTGCCGAAGGTTCTTACATCCAAGTTCAAAACTGGATTACCCAATCTCCAAGCTGGTTAGAGATTCAAACTACCACGCCCCTATTACCTAACTTATCTAGCAAACTTGGTATGGGTGAGCAAGAAACCATTTCTCTGGCTGTTCAACTCAACGCTGCCCTAGTGATCTTAGATGATCTGGATGCTCGACAAGCAGCGATCGCACAAGGTCTTAATGTTACAGGTTTACTTGGTGTTCTTTATCGTGCAGGAACCCAAGATATAATCGATTTTCCTAACACCATTTCTAAATTGCAATTAACCACCTTTCGTGCATCTTCTGCTCTCATCCAAAGTTTTTTAGATCGTTATTACCAAGAACAAGGTTAA
- a CDS encoding AI-2E family transporter, with translation MNLGQWIGLIAIILSLYILWQIKEVLLLMFAAVVLASTLNRLAKRFQNLGIKRGFAVIISVALFFAAVVGFFLLIVPPFAQQFHELTYRVPQGLERFNSWLDEMKTRVPSQLVPYIPDLNSLIQQAQPFINRVLGSSFAFVSSSLEVVLKVLLVLVWTGMLLADPVAYRRVFIRVFPSFYRRRVDGILDKCELSLQGWVTGALIAMGVVGLMSVVGLSVLGVKAALALAVLAGFLNLIPNLGPTLSLVPAMAIALLDAPWKSVAVLILYFFIQQTESNFITPYVMAQQVSLLPAVTLISQLFFVTFFGFLGLFLALPLTVVAKIWVQEVLIKDVLDQWGTHHSKETEVVIVCNPPNNHDELYEENPPTSVDENLPQED, from the coding sequence GTGAATCTTGGTCAATGGATCGGTTTAATCGCCATAATTCTTTCTTTATACATTTTGTGGCAAATCAAAGAAGTTTTGTTGCTGATGTTTGCCGCCGTAGTGTTAGCCAGTACTTTAAATCGGTTAGCCAAACGTTTCCAAAACTTAGGAATTAAGCGCGGTTTTGCTGTCATCATTTCAGTGGCTCTCTTTTTTGCTGCGGTGGTGGGTTTTTTCTTGTTGATTGTGCCACCTTTTGCCCAACAATTTCATGAGTTAACTTACCGGGTTCCCCAAGGTTTAGAACGCTTTAATAGTTGGCTGGATGAAATGAAAACCAGGGTTCCTAGCCAATTAGTCCCCTACATACCCGATCTCAACAGTTTAATTCAGCAGGCACAGCCTTTTATTAATCGTGTTTTGGGAAGTTCCTTTGCCTTTGTCTCCAGTTCTTTAGAAGTTGTTCTAAAGGTTTTGTTGGTGCTGGTGTGGACAGGAATGCTGTTAGCTGATCCTGTAGCTTACCGCCGAGTTTTTATTCGCGTGTTTCCTTCTTTTTATCGCCGTCGGGTAGATGGCATTTTAGATAAATGCGAACTTTCACTGCAAGGATGGGTGACAGGTGCGCTGATTGCGATGGGTGTCGTCGGTTTGATGAGTGTGGTTGGCTTATCAGTTTTGGGTGTAAAAGCAGCCTTGGCTTTAGCTGTGTTGGCAGGATTTTTAAATTTAATACCCAATCTTGGCCCGACACTGAGTTTAGTCCCCGCAATGGCGATCGCTTTATTAGATGCTCCTTGGAAATCTGTTGCTGTTTTGATTCTCTACTTTTTTATTCAACAAACTGAAAGTAATTTTATTACACCTTATGTCATGGCACAACAAGTTTCATTGTTACCCGCCGTGACTTTAATTTCTCAACTATTTTTTGTGACATTCTTCGGCTTTTTAGGCTTATTTTTAGCTTTGCCTTTAACAGTTGTTGCTAAAATTTGGGTACAAGAAGTTTTAATCAAAGATGTATTAGACCAATGGGGAACTCACCACTCTAAAGAAACAGAGGTGGTGATAGTTTGTAACCCTCCTAATAATCATGATGAGTTGTATGAGGAAAATCCCCCTACTTCTGTAGATGAGAATTTGCCTCAAGAAGATTAA